TATTACCTTTATATATTCCGGTATTAATCTTTGCCACGACAGCCATAGATGCTGCCGGGTTAAATCTACCCTATGATGGCCACCTCGCAATAATTGCCGCGATGCTGGTCGGTTCATTAACGTTAGCACCTTTCGCTATTGGTGCATCTTTAAGAGTGAGTACTAACTAGAATGTGGAAATGGCTACATAGTTACGCAGATCCAGAACGAGCGTATAACCTTTCTGGAAAACTCCTCCCCTGGTTCGCTATGCTAGCGATCGCCCTGATAGGTATAGGGTCTGTATGGGGGTTGGTTTTTGCACCTAGTGATTATCAACAAGGAGATAGCTACCGAATTATCTTCATCCATGTTCCGGCAGCCTCCATGTCTATGGCCGCATACATGGGCATGGCAACATCTGCATTTATCGGCCTAGTTTGGCAAATAAAGTCCGCAGATTGGGCCGCTGCAGCAATAGCACCAATTGGAGCCGTGATCACTTTCATCGCCTTAATCACTGGCGCTACCTGGGGTAAGCCTATGTGGGGAACCTGGTGGGTATGGGATGCACGTTTAACCGCCGAATTGGTGCTCTTGTTTCTATATCTAGGTGTTATTGCACTTTACGCCTCTTTTGAAGACAAGGTATTAGCAGCACGCGCCGCCGGAATTTTAGCTATTGTCGGTGTGATTAATATACCTATCATCAAATACTCAGTTGAATGGTGGAGCTCGCTACATCAGCCATCGACGATTAGAATTACAGAAAAATCGACTATGTCTACTGAGATGCTTTATCCATTACTAATTAACATCTTAGGTTTTGCCATCATGATAGGCGCGATCACCTTAGTCCGTTTCAGATCTGAAATATTGGCCCGTAACAGTATGCGACCTTGGGTTCGTATCTTAGCTAAAGCCCAAGGAGTTAAGTAATGCAGTTTGATTCATTCAGTGAATTTTTGAATATGGGCGGCTACGCCTTCTATGTTTGGCTGGCTTATGGTGTGACATTTGCTTCTTTAGCAATACTGGTCATACAGAGTATGGGGCAGAAGCGTAAAGTGTTAACTGAAATAGCTAAGAAAATTCAACGAGAAGAACGCCTCAAAGCAAATCGGAGTAATAAATTGTGAATGTAAGACGTAAAAAAAGACTAGCTCTAGCAGTAGCCTTAATTGCTGGTGTGGCCGCAATAGCATCACTACTACTGTACGCATTAAACTCTAACTTAAACCTTTTCTACACTCCTACAGAAATAGTACAAGGTAAGAGAGATACCGGCGTGTTACCAGAAATTGGCCAGCGTATACGTGTCGGCGGTATGGTGACTATGGGCTCTATGGTGAGAGATCCTGAAAGCTTACATGTTGAATTTGCCGTCCATGATTCCTTAGGCAGTGAGATCATAGTGACCTATGACGATCTGCTGCCAGATCTTTTCCGTGAAGGCCAAGGCATAGTCGCACAAGGTATACTGATTGAAGGTGGTAAGTTACAGGCGACAGAAGTACTCGCTAAGCATGATGAAAACTACATGCCTCCTGAAGTTGCCGAAGCGATGGGACAGACCCATGAGAAGCTAGATTACAAAACAGAGCAAAAAAGCGGTTACTAAATATCAGCTAATATAAAAGGCCTCGTTAGAGGCCTTTTTTATGCCCCTAGAATGCCTTCATGGAGTAAATAAGCTATAACTAGGTAAAGCCTTTGGGAGTGACTCAAAATGCGCGCGACAGTGCTCATATTGTTTATGCTGTGTATCCTAACTGAGGAAGCTACAGCGGCATCGATTCTAATTATTGAAAGCTACCATAAAGAGTTTGCTTGGGATGAGAGCTATAACCGAGGCATAAAATCCGTTGTAGATAACGACCACACCTTTTCACATTTTTACATGAATACCAAGATACTCCCTTCAGAACAATTCGCCGATATGGCCTCTTTAGCCTGGCAAGCATACCTAAAGCTAAAACCTGATCTTGTGGTGCTCTGTGATGACAACGCGATAAAATTGTTAGCTTATAAATTTGGACAGACAAAAGTACCCGTTGTCTTTCTAGGGCTCAATGCAAACCCAAGAGATTATGGATTAACTAAGCTGCTTAACTTTACTGGTGTGTTAGAGCGGCCAATATTCAAACGCTCTATTATTCTAGCCGATCAAATATTACCTAAGAAATCAAACAAGAAGATATTAGTCGTATTTGATAACAGTCAGACCTCAAAAGCCTCTATCGAACCCATCAGCCGAAATTTTAAGAGTATTAACATAGGCAAGGTTAAGGTTGATTTTCAGCTAATTGATGACTTTGTGAAATGGCAGCAGGTTATTAATAACGCAAAGGAGAGTGGCTATGATGCTCTCTTCATAGGCCTATATCACACCTTAGTCGATGCCGAAAAGCAACATGTATCCCCCAATGAAGTCATCCTTTGGACCCAAAAACATGCACCTTTACCTCATTTTGGTTTTTGGAATTTTTCAATAGGTGCTAGAGGGAATGTAGGGGGCTATGTCTTGGATGGCTATCTTCATGGTCAACTTGCAGGCAAGCTTATATCAAAAATACTAAAAGGTGAAAATCCGAATGATCTAGCCTACGAATTCGATAGACAGGGACGTTATTTATTTAGTTTAGAAGGCCTGAAAAGATGGCGGCTTGAATTACCTAAAAAAGTGAATGCCCAGAGTCACTGGACGAATTAAACACATAAAAAAAGCCGGGCTAATGCCCGGCTTTTTTACAATGAAACCCTTAATTACTCAGCGTCGTCAGCTTCAACAGCTTCTGCAGCTTCAGGGCGACCTACTAGTTCAATATACGCCATAGGCGCTTTATCACCAGTACGTAGACCGCACTTAAGGATGCGGGTATATCCACCAGGACGTTCCTGGTAGCGTGGACCCAATTCATTAAATAACTTACCTACGACTTCAGCGTCGCGAGTACGAGCAAATGCCAAACGGCGGTTTGCAACGCTATCACTCTTAGCAAGCGTTATTAGAGGTTCAACTACGCGACGCAGTTCTTTCGCTTTAGCTACAGTAGTCTTGATCACTTCGTGACGGACTAAAGAGCTTGCCATGTTACGAAACATAGCTTGACGATGACTGCTGTTACGATTTAGTTGACGACCACTCTTACGATGGCGCATGACCTAATCCTTATTACCTTATCTGTACAAAATCTGGAGTTAAAGGTCGTCGACTAGGCTGGCTGGAGGCCAGTTTTCTAGACGCATACCCAACGACAGTCCGCGAGAAGCCAAAACATCCTTAATTTCAGTAAGAGATTTCTTACCTAGGTTAGGTGTCTTAAGCAGCTCAACTTCAGTGCGCTGTACCAGATCTCCGATATAATGAATCGCCTCAGCCTTCAAACAGTTGGCTGAACGTACAGTTAGCTCTAAATCGTCCACAGGACGCAGCAAAATCGGATCGAATTCTGGCTTCTCTTCTTTCTGCTCTGGCTCAGTAACATCACGAAGTTCAACAAACGCATCTAGCTGTTCAGCCAAGATGGTCGCAGCACGACGGATAGCTTCCTCAGGATCGAGAGTACCGTTTGTGGTCATATCGATAACGAGTTTATCTAAGTCAGTGCGCTGTTCAACACGTGCAGCTTCTACATTGTAGGCTATACGAGCGACAGGCGAGAAAGAAGCATCAACCAACAAGCGACCAATAGGACGATCATCGTCTTCGGTTTGTGCACGGGCAGAAGCCGGTACATAACCACGACCACGTTCTACACGGATACGCATGCTGATTTCATTGTTACCTGTCAAATGACAGACAACATGCTCAGGATTCATGATTGTAACATCACCATCATGGGTGATATCTGCTGCAGTAACAGGGCCTGCGCCTGACTTACTTAAAGTAAGCATAGCTTCGTCTTTCCCTTCGATCACTACTGCTAAACCTTTAAGGTTTAGTAGGATCTCAAGGATATCCTCTTGCACGCCTTCCTTGCTACTGTATTCATGCAGTACACCATCAATCTCTACTTCGGTTACCGCGCAGCCTGGCATAGACGACAATAGGATACGACGCAACGCGTTACCTAAAGTGTGACCGAAACCACGTTCTAGCGGCTCGAGTGTAACTTTGGCACGTGTTGGATTAACCTGCTCGATATCAACGAGACGTGGTCTAAGAAATTCTGTAACAGAACCCTGCATTGTGTCCTCTCTTTTGTGTTAACTTTACTTAGAGTAAAGTTCGACGATAAGCTGTTCGTTAATTTCCGCAGATAAATCACTACGCTCTGGTAGACGCTTGAAAGCACCTTCCATCTTAGTGTTATCAACTTCAACCCATGTTGGCTTTTCGCGTTGAGAAGCAACTTCCAAAGAAGCACTAATACGTGCTTGCTTCTTAGACTTCTCACGAATGCTAATTACATCACTCGCAGACACTTTGAATGATGGAATGTTAACAACGCTGCCATTAACCAAAATTGACTTATGGCTAACTAATTGACGAGATTCAGCGCGTGTAGCACCAAAACCCATACGGTAAACAACGTTATCAAGACGGGTTTCTAAAAGAGTAAGCAGGTTCTCACCTGTGTTACCTTTTTGACGTGCAGCGTCTTTGTAGTAGTTACGGAACTGCTTTTCTAGCACACCATAAATACGACGAACTTTTTGTTTCTCGCGTAGCTGTACACCATACTCAGACAGACGGGTCTTACGAGCGCCGTGTTGTCCAGGTGCAGTTTCAAGCTTACACTTCGAATCGATTGCTCTCACACCGCTTTTCAGGAAAAGGTCAGTACCTTCTCTGCGGCTGAGCTTGAGCTTTGGACCCAAGTATCTTGCCATGTTCTTTCTCCAACTATCCTATTAAAAACGACGAATTAAACGCGACGTTTCTTAGGAGGACGACAACCATTATGAGGGATAGGCGTCACATCGGTAATATTGGTTATTTTATAACCAACCGAATTCAGTGCACGAATCGCAGATTCGCGTCCTGGACCTGGACCCTTTACAAAAACTTCAAGGTTTTTAACACCGTAATCCTGAGCAGCAACACCGGCGCGCTCAGCAGCAACCTGTGCAGCAAAAGGAGTAGATTTACGTGAACCACGGAAACCTGAACCACCTGAAGTTGCCCAAGATAGTGCATTACCTTGACGATCAGTAATGGTAATAATTGTGTTGTTGAAAGACGCATGGATATGAGCCATACCATCAGCAACCTGTTTACGTACACGCTTACGCGGAGAACGTGACGGACTTTTAGCCATATTGGATTACCCCGTTACTTTCTGATTGGTTTACGTGGACCTTTACGCGTACGCGCATTAGTCTTAGTACGTTGCCCACGAAGGGGCAGGCTACGACGGTGACGTATTCCACGGTAACAACCAAGGTCCATAAGACGCTTGATGTTCATAGAAACTTCACGACGCAAATCACCTTCTACTGTGTATTCGGCAACTGCTTCACGTAGTATATCAATTTGAGCTTCGCTCAATTCCTTGATCTTAGCGTCTTCAGCAATTGAAGTAGCCGCGCAGATTGCTCTAGCGCGAGTACGGCCAATTCCGAAGATTCCAGTCAATGCAATGACTGTATGCTTCTGATCAGGAATGTTAATGCCAGCGATACGGGCCACTATGCACTCCTCAATAGTTAATGGTCATCTGTGAAAAGCCCGGTAGGATACTCGACAGACGACAGTTTTGCAAATAATATTTGCTCAGCCCGAACAGGGCTGAGCAATTTTTTTAGCCTTGACGCTGCTTGTGTTTAGGTTCAACACATAGTACGCGAACAACACCCTTACGCTTGACGATCTTGCAATTACGGCAGATCCTCTTAACGGAAGCTCGAACTTTCATTTCATCACTCCGTAAAAACTAGTTTAGCGTCCAAAGCGATCTAAATTCGCTTTGTTAACTAGATTAGCTTTCTTCATAACAGACTCATATTGATGAGACATCATATGGGTCTGAACTTGAGCCATGAAGTCCATGATTACGACTACCATAATAAGTAGTGAAGTACCGCCAAAATAGAACTGTACTTTCCACGTAATTAACATGAACTCCGGAATTAAACAGATAAAGGTAATGTACAAGGCACCTGCTAATGTCAGGCGAGTCATAACCTTATCAATGTAACGCGAAGTCTGTTCTCCAGGACGGATCCCGGGAATAAACGCACCACTCTTCTTCAAGTTATCAGCTGTCTCACGAGGGTTAAACACCAACGCAGTATAGAAGAAACAGAAGAAAATAATTGCTGATGCATACAATAATGAGTAAAGCGGTTGCCCCGGAGACACAGCCAGTGAAAAATCACTTAACCATGAAAGGGACTCATTTTGACCAAACCACTGAGCCAGTGTGCCTGGAAACAAAATGATGCTTGACGCAAATATTGGCGGTATCACACCTGCCATATTAACCTTAAGCGGTAGATGGGTGCTTTGAGCTGCGAAGACCTTACGGCCCTGCTGGCGCTTAGCATAGTTAACGACGATACGACGTTGACCACGTTCCACAAATACTACTAAAAAGGTTACAGCAAATACGATAACTGCAATCAACAATAATACCAGTACGTTCAAGTCACCTTGACGCGCCTGCTCAGCCGTTTGGCCGATAGCAGATGGTAGACCAGCAACAATACCTGCGAATATTAATATCGAGATACCATTACCTATGCCTCGTTCGGTAATCTGTTCACCTAGCCACATTAGGAACATAGTTCCTGTCACTAGACTCACAACTGCAACGAAGTAAAAACTAAATCCTAGGTTTACTACTAAACCAGGGATCAAGTTGGGTAGACCCGTTGCAATACCGATTGCCTGGAATGTACCCAGGACCAATGTGCCGTATCGAGTATATTGACTGATTTTCTTACGTCCGGTCTCGCCTTCCTTTTTAAGTTCAGCGAGTGCAGGATGTACCACAGTCAATAGCTGCATTATGATTGATGCCGAGATGTACGGCATAATACCTAATGCAAAGATAGAAGCACGTTCAAGAGCACCACCAGAGAACATGTTAAACATGCCTAAGATGGTACCCTTCTGCTGATTGAACAGCTCTGCTAATACAGCAGCGTCAATACCAGGAATTGGTACAAACGAACCGGCCCTAAAGACGATAATCGCACCAATCACGAACAGGAGGCGAGTCTTCAGTTCAGAAAATCCACCTTTCGCGCTTTTTGTATCAAGTCCTGGTTTTGCCATCGACGTATTATTCCTCGATCTTTCCGCCGGCAGCTTCAATAGCTGCACGAGCACCTTTGGTTGCCTTTAGACCTTTAATGGTCACAGGGCGCTCAATGGTACCTGAAAGAACGATTTTAGCAAACTGAATGTTGCGTGTGACAAGATTTGCATCTTTCAGCGCATTCAAGTCGACAACATCACCGTTAACTTTTGCAAGTTCGCTAATACGAACTTCCGCAGTTACCAAAGCCTTACGCGAGGTAAAACCAAATTTTGGCAGACGGATCTTAAGTGGCATTTGACCACCTTCGAAACCGACGCGTACGCCGCCACCAGAACGAGACTTCTGACCCTTGTGGCCGCGACCACAAGTTTTACCAGTGCCTGAACCGATACCGCGACCTACACGCTTAGCTGCTGATTTAGCACCTGCAGCAGGTGATAGAGTATTTAGACGCATCTTATACTTCCTCCACCGAAACCATGTAGTAAACCTTGTTAATCATACCGCGAACTGAAGGAGTATCTTCAAGTTCAACAGTGTGATTAATACGGCGTAAACCTAGACCAGTCAAAGTTGCACGATGCTTAGGCAAACGTCCAATTGAACTCTTAGTCTGAGTAACTTTTAATGTTTTCTTAGCCATGGTGCATTAACCTCGAATTTCTTTAACATTCAGGCCGCGTTTAGCTGCAATTTGTGCTGGTGACTTCATGTGCACCAACGCATCTACAGTTGCGCGAACAACGTTAATCGGGTTAGTTGAACCGTATGCTTTCGACAGAACGTTATGAACGCCTGCTACTTCCAATACGGCACGCATTGCGCCACCGGCAATAATGCCGGTACCGTCAGAGGCTGGTTGCATGTAAACACGCGAACCAGTATGACGACCCTTTACAGGGTGGTGCAGAGTACCATTGATCAATTCAACAGAAACGATGTTACGACGAGCTTTTTCCATCGCTTTCTGAATTGCAGCAGGCACTTCACGCGCTTTACCATAACCAAAACCGACCTTACCATTACCATCACCGACTACAGTTAGTGCAGTGAAGCTAAAGATACGTCCGCCTTTAACTACTTTAGAAACACGATTTACTGCAACTAATTTCTCTTGCAGATCGTCTTTTTGCTGAGCTTCAAATTTAGCCATTTTTCATCATTCCTTAGAACTTTAGGCCAGCTTCACGAGCGGCGTCTGCTAATGCAGCTACACGTCCGTGATACTTGAAACCGGAACGATCGAATGCAACTACAGTAACGCCTTTTTCGATTGCACGCTCAGCAACGGTTTTACCCACTACTTTAGCTGCAT
This portion of the Shewanella violacea DSS12 genome encodes:
- a CDS encoding heme ABC transporter permease, whose amino-acid sequence is MWKWLHSYADPERAYNLSGKLLPWFAMLAIALIGIGSVWGLVFAPSDYQQGDSYRIIFIHVPAASMSMAAYMGMATSAFIGLVWQIKSADWAAAAIAPIGAVITFIALITGATWGKPMWGTWWVWDARLTAELVLLFLYLGVIALYASFEDKVLAARAAGILAIVGVINIPIIKYSVEWWSSLHQPSTIRITEKSTMSTEMLYPLLINILGFAIMIGAITLVRFRSEILARNSMRPWVRILAKAQGVK
- the ccmD gene encoding heme exporter protein CcmD yields the protein MQFDSFSEFLNMGGYAFYVWLAYGVTFASLAILVIQSMGQKRKVLTEIAKKIQREERLKANRSNKL
- the ccmE gene encoding cytochrome c maturation protein CcmE, yielding MNVRRKKRLALAVALIAGVAAIASLLLYALNSNLNLFYTPTEIVQGKRDTGVLPEIGQRIRVGGMVTMGSMVRDPESLHVEFAVHDSLGSEIIVTYDDLLPDLFREGQGIVAQGILIEGGKLQATEVLAKHDENYMPPEVAEAMGQTHEKLDYKTEQKSGY
- a CDS encoding ABC transporter substrate-binding protein; the protein is MRATVLILFMLCILTEEATAASILIIESYHKEFAWDESYNRGIKSVVDNDHTFSHFYMNTKILPSEQFADMASLAWQAYLKLKPDLVVLCDDNAIKLLAYKFGQTKVPVVFLGLNANPRDYGLTKLLNFTGVLERPIFKRSIILADQILPKKSNKKILVVFDNSQTSKASIEPISRNFKSINIGKVKVDFQLIDDFVKWQQVINNAKESGYDALFIGLYHTLVDAEKQHVSPNEVILWTQKHAPLPHFGFWNFSIGARGNVGGYVLDGYLHGQLAGKLISKILKGENPNDLAYEFDRQGRYLFSLEGLKRWRLELPKKVNAQSHWTN
- the rplQ gene encoding 50S ribosomal protein L17, which produces MRHRKSGRQLNRNSSHRQAMFRNMASSLVRHEVIKTTVAKAKELRRVVEPLITLAKSDSVANRRLAFARTRDAEVVGKLFNELGPRYQERPGGYTRILKCGLRTGDKAPMAYIELVGRPEAAEAVEADDAE
- a CDS encoding DNA-directed RNA polymerase subunit alpha, whose product is MQGSVTEFLRPRLVDIEQVNPTRAKVTLEPLERGFGHTLGNALRRILLSSMPGCAVTEVEIDGVLHEYSSKEGVQEDILEILLNLKGLAVVIEGKDEAMLTLSKSGAGPVTAADITHDGDVTIMNPEHVVCHLTGNNEISMRIRVERGRGYVPASARAQTEDDDRPIGRLLVDASFSPVARIAYNVEAARVEQRTDLDKLVIDMTTNGTLDPEEAIRRAATILAEQLDAFVELRDVTEPEQKEEKPEFDPILLRPVDDLELTVRSANCLKAEAIHYIGDLVQRTEVELLKTPNLGKKSLTEIKDVLASRGLSLGMRLENWPPASLVDDL
- the rpsD gene encoding 30S ribosomal protein S4, whose product is MARYLGPKLKLSRREGTDLFLKSGVRAIDSKCKLETAPGQHGARKTRLSEYGVQLREKQKVRRIYGVLEKQFRNYYKDAARQKGNTGENLLTLLETRLDNVVYRMGFGATRAESRQLVSHKSILVNGSVVNIPSFKVSASDVISIREKSKKQARISASLEVASQREKPTWVEVDNTKMEGAFKRLPERSDLSAEINEQLIVELYSK
- the rpsK gene encoding 30S ribosomal protein S11; the protein is MAKSPSRSPRKRVRKQVADGMAHIHASFNNTIITITDRQGNALSWATSGGSGFRGSRKSTPFAAQVAAERAGVAAQDYGVKNLEVFVKGPGPGRESAIRALNSVGYKITNITDVTPIPHNGCRPPKKRRV
- the rpsM gene encoding 30S ribosomal protein S13, translated to MARIAGINIPDQKHTVIALTGIFGIGRTRARAICAATSIAEDAKIKELSEAQIDILREAVAEYTVEGDLRREVSMNIKRLMDLGCYRGIRHRRSLPLRGQRTKTNARTRKGPRKPIRK
- the rpmJ gene encoding 50S ribosomal protein L36 produces the protein MKVRASVKRICRNCKIVKRKGVVRVLCVEPKHKQRQG
- the secY gene encoding preprotein translocase subunit SecY, with protein sequence MAKPGLDTKSAKGGFSELKTRLLFVIGAIIVFRAGSFVPIPGIDAAVLAELFNQQKGTILGMFNMFSGGALERASIFALGIMPYISASIIMQLLTVVHPALAELKKEGETGRKKISQYTRYGTLVLGTFQAIGIATGLPNLIPGLVVNLGFSFYFVAVVSLVTGTMFLMWLGEQITERGIGNGISILIFAGIVAGLPSAIGQTAEQARQGDLNVLVLLLIAVIVFAVTFLVVFVERGQRRIVVNYAKRQQGRKVFAAQSTHLPLKVNMAGVIPPIFASSIILFPGTLAQWFGQNESLSWLSDFSLAVSPGQPLYSLLYASAIIFFCFFYTALVFNPRETADNLKKSGAFIPGIRPGEQTSRYIDKVMTRLTLAGALYITFICLIPEFMLITWKVQFYFGGTSLLIMVVVIMDFMAQVQTHMMSHQYESVMKKANLVNKANLDRFGR
- the rplO gene encoding 50S ribosomal protein L15; translated protein: MRLNTLSPAAGAKSAAKRVGRGIGSGTGKTCGRGHKGQKSRSGGGVRVGFEGGQMPLKIRLPKFGFTSRKALVTAEVRISELAKVNGDVVDLNALKDANLVTRNIQFAKIVLSGTIERPVTIKGLKATKGARAAIEAAGGKIEE
- the rpmD gene encoding 50S ribosomal protein L30, translated to MAKKTLKVTQTKSSIGRLPKHRATLTGLGLRRINHTVELEDTPSVRGMINKVYYMVSVEEV
- the rpsE gene encoding 30S ribosomal protein S5, producing the protein MAKFEAQQKDDLQEKLVAVNRVSKVVKGGRIFSFTALTVVGDGNGKVGFGYGKAREVPAAIQKAMEKARRNIVSVELINGTLHHPVKGRHTGSRVYMQPASDGTGIIAGGAMRAVLEVAGVHNVLSKAYGSTNPINVVRATVDALVHMKSPAQIAAKRGLNVKEIRG